TGTGCGCGGTCGTCGATCCGGCGGGGATCGGCACGCGGCTGCTTCCGGTCGAGGTCTCCCTCGCGCCGGGGGCGACGCGGGGGCAGACGATCGTCGACCGGCGCCCTCGGCCCGGCGAGGCCGAGCACCATGAGGGCGACCGTGAACAGGCCCTGGTGGATGTGGCGTTGGACGTGGACGTGGAGCGGTTCGTGAAGTTGTATCTGGAGACTGTGGAGCGGGCCTAGTCCGCTTCGGCCGTGCGTGCGGTCCAGCGCTGTTCCACCTTCGCCAGGCGCCAGTACGTCAGTGCTGCCGCCCATACGACGATGAACAGGCCGACGATGACGTAGCCGATGTTGCCGACGTCGAGGCCTGCGAGTTCCATCGTGCCGATGAAGAAGGCGACCACGATGGACAGGCCGGTGATGGTCAGGTTGTAGAAGACCTTGCGGACCGGGTTGGAGAACGCCCACTGGTAGGCGAAGTTCATGAAGGTGCCGTCGAGCGTGTCGAACAGGCACATCCCCGCGGTGAAGAGGAGCGGCAGGCACAGGATCGCGTACCAGGGCAGGCCCGCCGCCGCTCCGGAGCCGGCCATGACCATGAGGGTGACCTCGGTGGCCGTCTCGAAGCCGAGCCCGAACAGGAAGCCGACCGGGTACATCTGGCCGGGGCGGCTGATGGAGCGGGTCAGGCGGCCCAGGAAGCGGTTCATGAAACCGCGGGAGTCGAGGTGGCGTTGGAGCTCGTTCTCGTCGTACGTGCCCGCCCGCATCGCCCGGAAGACGCGCACGATGCCCACCAGGGCCACCAGGTTGAGCGCCGCGATGAGGTAGAGGAAGGCACCGGCGACGGTTGTTCCGAGGAAGCCGAGGACCTGGTGGGTACCCGAGTTCTGGTTGGTCACCTTGTCGGCGAGCTGCGTGCCCGCCGCGATCATCACGGCCAGCACGATCACCACGCTGGAGTGCCCGAGCGCGAACCAGAACCCGACGGACACCGGCCGCTTGCCGTCGGCCATCAGCTTGCGGGTGGTGTTGTCGATCGCGGCGATGTGGTCGGCGTCGAAGGCGTGCCGCACGCCCAGTGTGTAGGCCGTGATGCCCAGGCCGATGCCGAAGGCCTTGGAGCCGACCTCGTAGTGGCCGGGGACCACCAGGAGGAAGAGGATTCCGAAGGCGACGATGTGCAGGGCGGCGATCACCGCCACCAGTCCCGCGGTCTTGACGGTGTCCTCGCGTCGCCAGCGGAAGGAGGCGTCCTTGGTCTCGGGCAGGGTCATGCCATCAGCTCCAGCACCTCGTGGATCTTTCGTGAGCTGCCGTGGCCGGTCTCCTGGCTTACGGGTCGTGCGTCCGTCGTCCCTGCCTTCCCAGCCGTCGTGAGACGACCAGTGGCTGTCCCTTGCGGGACGCGGGACGGGGACTCCCCGATTTCAGTGGCGAGGGCCGCTCCGGTATCGCACCGGATTCCCGAACGCCACGGCCCGCTCACCGTAGGCGACCCCACGTATCCCTGCATAGCTGCGCACCTGCGCAGGTATTCAAGATCACATATGGGGCTGCGAGGATGACCCCATGCATCTCGTCCCGGCCGATCGCGCAGACCGGCGCACCATCGACGGCCACCGGGTGTGCGACGCCATCGCCGCCATCGGTGACGAGGCCCATGTGCGCATGTGGGCCGACCGCTTCTCCCTGCTCGCCGACCCCAAGCGGCTGGCCCTGCTGCTCGCGTTGCACCGCACGGGGCCGCTGGCCGTGTCCGACCTGGCGATCGCGACCGGTATGAACGACCCGGCCGTCTCGCAGGCGCTGCGGCTGCTGCGCGCGGCCGGTGCGGTCGCCGGGGAGAAGGAGGGGCGGGTCGTGCGCTACCGGCTCGTCGACGAGGACGTACGGCTGCTGCTCAAGCACTGTGCCGCCGACGCGAGCTGACGTGCGGATGTGACGGACGCCCCGGAGCGGGGGATCCCCGGGGCGTCCGTCGTTCGGGAGTGGTCTAGGAGCGGGCGCCGCGTCGGCGTCGGCTCGCGACGACGATCGCCGCGCCGCCGGCCAGGAGCACCGCCGCGCCGCCGGCGATCATGCCGGAGTTGCCGCCGCCGGTCTCGGCGAGGTCGCCCCCGCCGCCGTTCGGCGTGGCCGCCGGGACGCTGGTGGACGCGGACGCCACGGGGGTGTCCGGTGTCGACTCCGAGGCGCTCGGCGTCGGGGTGGACGGGGTCGTGGAGGGCGTGGCGGGGGGCTGCGACCCGGTGCTCGTGCAGTCCTTCGTGCCGCCGTTCCAGGACGCGATCAGCTTGTCCTTGATGACCGCGTGGTCCGGGCCGGCCGGCAGGTCGCCGTGCTCGAAGCCGTCGTTCGCGCCCTGCTTGCCGTCGAACTTCGTGGCGCCGCGGTAGAGGTCGATCTGCGCGAAGCAGCCCGCGTCCGGCACCGCGATGTCGAGGGAGTCGGTCCGGCCGGGCTTGACCGTCACCGTGTCGAAGTCGACGAGGACCTGCTGTCCCGAGGTGGCGAAGGTGGCGCCGTGGGCGAGGTAGGAGGCGAGCGAGGCGGTGCAGGTGGAGGCGTCGCCTGCGGTGCGGACCTTGATGTGGACCTTGCCGTCGTCGGTGGGTCCGAGGTTCTGGTCGTCGACCTTGACGGAGTCGTAGAAGTCCGTGCCGTCGAGGGAGAACTGGCAGCGGTCGGTCTCCGTCTTGGTGCCGGCGCCCGTCCCGGGCTTGTAGGAGCCACCCGACTTCCAGCCGTCTCCGCCGGGGGCGCCGCCGTGCGCCCAGGCGCCGGAGGCGGTGGCGGCGCAGAGGGCGAGCGTCGCGACGCCCGTTCCGAGGAGGCGGCGCGCGGTGACACGGCTCGCTGTGGACATGGCGGATCCCCACTTCGGCATGTGCAGCACCCGGCGAGGGCCGCGCGGGCAGCGTGAGGGCATGCCGCGGCCGGTCCTGCCGGGGTGATGGTCGAAAGAAACACTGGGCTCACTGGTCACATGAGCCTCAGTGCGCTCACATCGTGGAGCCCGTGATCGAACGCTGTCAACCTGCGGTGACGCAGCGGTAGTTCAACCGTCCATCACAATTTCGACACAAGCGGGAGGTGGTCCTTCCGGGTGTCCCGCGCTCAGCCCACCGTCGGGGTGGGGCTGGCGTTCGTGCTGGGCTCGCCCGGCAGGACCGGGGGTTGGGTGGTGCTGTCCACCGGCGGGGTGAGCACGATCGCGGGCTGACCTGCGACCGGGGGCGGCGGGGTCAGGTCCTTGGCGGGCAGCTTCGGCGGGGTGGTCTCCTGGAAGAGCACCTGGTCGAAGTTGACCAGGCCGGTGTTCTCCATGACCGTGATGTGGTCCAGCACCGTGGCGTTGGCCTGGTCGGCCAGGGTCCGCACCACGGTGTTCTTGGTGGTGGAGCGGATCTTCGCGATGGTGTTGAAGATCGAACCGTGCGTCACGCGCAGGATGTTGGCGAAGTCGGTGTCGAACTGCTTGCCGCTGTCCGCCTTGAGCGTGTTGACGAACCCCACCTGCTGCGGGCTCGCCACATTGGGAATCGTGATGTTCAGCATCGTGCTGATCTTGCGGCAGCTGGCGTCCAGTGCCGCGTGGCCGTCGATGAGGTGCTTGCTGGCGGTCTTGACCGCCGCGCTCTGCCCCTTCTGCAGCCCCAGTTGACCGACGGGGTACTCCCACAGGCCGGCGGCGCGCACCTTGACCACGAAGTCCCGGTCCGCCTCGGTCAGCGGCCCCCACTGGGTCTGCGCGATGACTCTCGTCCCCGAACTGGACACGGTGTTCACCCCGAGCATCGAGGGATAGGCGAGTGCGACGAGGGTCAGACTGAGGGCACCGCCCACGAAGAGAGTTCCCGTCGCGTTCCGCGAAAAGCGCACCGTGCCTCCTGCCCAATCGGTTGTCCCGCCGTCCTGAGGCGGGGGTCGGACGGAGATGAGTACGGACGGCACCGGGGAACGGAACCTTTTGATTCGGTAAAATCCCACGGGTGTGAGTCAGATCATGGTGCTGTGCTCATGACAGGGTTGACGGAATGTTGACCACTTCTCGGGAGAGTCCAGACGAGCCCCCGACCTAGATTCGGCCCATGTCCCCACAGCCCACGCCCCGGGTTCCCGCGGCCCTTCCGGTCCTGCCGTACCGCAAGCCCACCAAGGGCCGCGACTACTGGGTCCTCGACGACGTGCTGCCCGACGTGGACGCCGTCCGCGCGCGCTGTCTGGCGAAGGACGACTGGGTGCAGGGCTACCCCTACACCTCGGAGACCTGGCCCGGGCTGCGCACCATGCCGGGGCTCGAACCCGCGGAGCTCGCCCGGGTCGAGCGCCTGGTGCGGCAGGCGACCGGGGCGAAGGAACTGTGGGTGCAGCAGGCGCCCGGCGGCGGCACCCTCAACCACAACTGCGTCCAGGTCGTCGGCGAGGGCGAGAGCGAGCCGCGTCCGCACACCGACTCCCGGGCGCTGTGCCGGTACGCGGCCGTGCTCTACCTCAACCCGGGCGTCGGCAAGGACTGCGGCACCGCCTTTTATCGTCAGTCCCTGCCCGGCGGGCGGCTCGGCGGCAACATCGTCCAGGCCCCGCACAACAACCTCGTCGAGGCCCTCGGCACGCGGTACGTGCCCGCCGACCACTTCGAGGAGGACGTACGCGTCCCGCACAAGTACAACCGGCTGCTCCTCTACAGCGCCAACCTCGTGCACAGCGCGACCGGTTACACCGGCAGGACGCTGGAGGAGAAGCGGATGACGGCGGTCTTCTTCTGGATGGCGTGAGCCGCCGGGACGCTACCTGTGTCCCAGGCCCCCGCTGCCGAAGGAGCCGCTGGAGCCGGGCATCCAGCGCCGGCGGTGCTGATCCTTTCCGGTCCGCGTTCCCGCGTGGTGCAGCTCGTACGGCATCATGCGCTCGCCGTCCTCCGAGTGCGGGACCTCGTCCGGTTCGCGGACCTCGCTCATCTCGTGGACGGCTCCGCCGTCGGGAAGGTGGGGCTGCTCGCCCGGCAGGGGCCGCGGGAGCTCACGGTCGCTCACCCGCATGCCGAACCAGAAGGCCCAGATCAGGGCACCGGCGATGACCAGGCCACCGACGAAGGCGGCGATCACGTTGAGTACGTCACCCGACGTGGCCGCCATTTCGAACGTCGCGGTACTCATGTACCGATTATCACCCAAACGACGCGTTTGGCGAGGCCACGTCTCTTGAGGGTTACGGTTGCCGCAATGCCTGGTGTCGCCGCGGTGAGCGCCTCACCATGGGCACATGACACCGGCTCAGAAGGCCATGGACCGACTCGCGGCATGGCCCGACCTCACCCCGTGCGAGGCCGGCTGCGGAACGGGCCGGGCGTTGCGTTCGGCGCGGGACGAGATCGTGCACTTCCACTCCGGACGGGACGTGGACCTCCACCTCACGGCTCCCGCGATCCAGCGGCTGCACTACGACTTCGCGGAGTCGTCCGCGATCCGTCTGGTGCCCGGTTCGCGCTGGGTCACCGTCCACCTCGACTGCGACGCCGACGTGGACCTGCTGCTCGGCCTGGTCAGCGTCGCCCTCAAGGCCCACGACCGGCAGGGCGAAACGCCGGGCGCCGACCGCCTGCCGGGGACCGTGTGCAACTTCCGCCGGGTGACCGTGCTGCAGCGCGACGAGGGCGGCGAGGACTGAGCGTCACCCGCACGAAACCTCCCCATCACCCGAAACTCCCTCCACGACTGTCACAGGCATGACATACGCTGCTGACAGCAGCCGCGCCCCGTGCGCCACCGCCGTCGAGCGGTCGTGCCCGGGCGCCGCGCGGCGCTTTCGACCACCCGGTGCCACACCGGGTTCTCTCGTGGGGGTATCAGTACTGTGCGCATGCGCAGCATCTCGACCGCGACGGCACTCGCGGTCCTCTTCGGCTCGGCGGCGCTCGCCGTCGGCG
The sequence above is drawn from the Streptomyces sp. SLBN-31 genome and encodes:
- a CDS encoding HoxN/HupN/NixA family nickel/cobalt transporter, with product MTLPETKDASFRWRREDTVKTAGLVAVIAALHIVAFGILFLLVVPGHYEVGSKAFGIGLGITAYTLGVRHAFDADHIAAIDNTTRKLMADGKRPVSVGFWFALGHSSVVIVLAVMIAAGTQLADKVTNQNSGTHQVLGFLGTTVAGAFLYLIAALNLVALVGIVRVFRAMRAGTYDENELQRHLDSRGFMNRFLGRLTRSISRPGQMYPVGFLFGLGFETATEVTLMVMAGSGAAAGLPWYAILCLPLLFTAGMCLFDTLDGTFMNFAYQWAFSNPVRKVFYNLTITGLSIVVAFFIGTMELAGLDVGNIGYVIVGLFIVVWAAALTYWRLAKVEQRWTARTAEAD
- a CDS encoding metalloregulator ArsR/SmtB family transcription factor, with translation MHLVPADRADRRTIDGHRVCDAIAAIGDEAHVRMWADRFSLLADPKRLALLLALHRTGPLAVSDLAIATGMNDPAVSQALRLLRAAGAVAGEKEGRVVRYRLVDEDVRLLLKHCAADAS
- a CDS encoding LAETG motif-containing sortase-dependent surface protein — protein: MSTASRVTARRLLGTGVATLALCAATASGAWAHGGAPGGDGWKSGGSYKPGTGAGTKTETDRCQFSLDGTDFYDSVKVDDQNLGPTDDGKVHIKVRTAGDASTCTASLASYLAHGATFATSGQQVLVDFDTVTVKPGRTDSLDIAVPDAGCFAQIDLYRGATKFDGKQGANDGFEHGDLPAGPDHAVIKDKLIASWNGGTKDCTSTGSQPPATPSTTPSTPTPSASESTPDTPVASASTSVPAATPNGGGGDLAETGGGNSGMIAGGAAVLLAGGAAIVVASRRRRGARS
- a CDS encoding DUF4142 domain-containing protein; protein product: MGGALSLTLVALAYPSMLGVNTVSSSGTRVIAQTQWGPLTEADRDFVVKVRAAGLWEYPVGQLGLQKGQSAAVKTASKHLIDGHAALDASCRKISTMLNITIPNVASPQQVGFVNTLKADSGKQFDTDFANILRVTHGSIFNTIAKIRSTTKNTVVRTLADQANATVLDHITVMENTGLVNFDQVLFQETTPPKLPAKDLTPPPPVAGQPAIVLTPPVDSTTQPPVLPGEPSTNASPTPTVG
- a CDS encoding DUF6445 family protein, which encodes MSPQPTPRVPAALPVLPYRKPTKGRDYWVLDDVLPDVDAVRARCLAKDDWVQGYPYTSETWPGLRTMPGLEPAELARVERLVRQATGAKELWVQQAPGGGTLNHNCVQVVGEGESEPRPHTDSRALCRYAAVLYLNPGVGKDCGTAFYRQSLPGGRLGGNIVQAPHNNLVEALGTRYVPADHFEEDVRVPHKYNRLLLYSANLVHSATGYTGRTLEEKRMTAVFFWMA
- a CDS encoding DUF6479 family protein translates to MSTATFEMAATSGDVLNVIAAFVGGLVIAGALIWAFWFGMRVSDRELPRPLPGEQPHLPDGGAVHEMSEVREPDEVPHSEDGERMMPYELHHAGTRTGKDQHRRRWMPGSSGSFGSGGLGHR
- a CDS encoding luciferase family protein, encoding MTPAQKAMDRLAAWPDLTPCEAGCGTGRALRSARDEIVHFHSGRDVDLHLTAPAIQRLHYDFAESSAIRLVPGSRWVTVHLDCDADVDLLLGLVSVALKAHDRQGETPGADRLPGTVCNFRRVTVLQRDEGGED